Proteins encoded by one window of Halococcus agarilyticus:
- a CDS encoding NAD-binding protein: MDSTWVRSYWQRHGGRLTVLLAATVAALSVATGVANIGARSVVGPLGQFVPEWVQRTAGFTGALTGFLLVVSALGLRRRLRVAWYATTILLPMGALQGLLQSSSLSVPLVVLSVVTLPVVLTNAARFDRDLSVSTSQLAAGAALVATQVYGTVGAYTLRDEFTTIETPVDAFYYAIATASTVGYGDAVPTSQAARLFGISVVLLGASSFALALGTLLGPAIEARFSRALGRMTGSQLELLEDHVLVLGYGDLTEPVVAELTDAADFLVVTPDPDRASTLADHDVDVLTADPSDEETLRRARIDDARAVVVATDDDAQDALAVLTARDLNSEVYIVAAATDRENVPKLERAGADTVISPASIGGRLLVRSALDRSDVYDAVARLVEE, encoded by the coding sequence GTGGACAGCACGTGGGTTCGTTCGTACTGGCAGCGCCACGGCGGCCGGCTCACGGTCCTCCTCGCCGCGACCGTCGCCGCGCTGTCGGTAGCGACCGGAGTCGCGAACATCGGTGCGCGGAGCGTCGTCGGCCCGCTCGGGCAGTTCGTTCCGGAGTGGGTACAGCGAACCGCCGGTTTCACGGGCGCACTCACCGGCTTTCTGCTCGTCGTGAGCGCGCTCGGGCTCCGGCGGCGGCTGCGGGTCGCGTGGTACGCGACGACGATACTCCTCCCGATGGGTGCGCTCCAGGGACTGCTCCAGTCGAGTTCGCTGTCGGTACCGCTCGTCGTGCTCTCGGTCGTGACGCTCCCGGTGGTGCTCACGAACGCCGCACGGTTCGACCGGGACCTTTCAGTTTCGACGTCACAGCTGGCGGCTGGGGCCGCGCTCGTCGCCACCCAGGTTTATGGGACGGTGGGCGCGTACACGCTTCGTGATGAGTTCACCACCATCGAAACACCCGTCGACGCGTTCTACTACGCGATCGCGACCGCGAGCACCGTGGGCTACGGCGACGCGGTGCCGACGAGTCAGGCCGCGCGGCTGTTCGGTATCTCGGTCGTGCTCCTCGGAGCCAGCAGTTTCGCGCTCGCGCTCGGGACGCTGCTTGGCCCCGCGATCGAGGCGCGGTTCTCGCGGGCGCTCGGGCGCATGACCGGGAGCCAGCTCGAACTCCTCGAAGATCACGTGCTCGTGCTCGGCTACGGCGATCTCACCGAACCCGTGGTCGCGGAGCTCACGGATGCTGCCGATTTCCTCGTCGTGACGCCCGATCCGGATCGAGCCTCGACGCTGGCCGATCACGACGTCGACGTCCTCACCGCGGATCCGAGTGACGAGGAGACCCTCCGACGCGCTCGGATCGACGACGCGCGGGCAGTCGTGGTCGCGACCGACGACGACGCCCAGGACGCACTCGCGGTGCTGACGGCGCGAGATCTGAACAGCGAGGTGTACATCGTCGCGGCCGCGACCGACCGTGAGAACGTCCCGAAGCTCGAACGCGCGGGGGCCGACACCGTCATCAGCCCGGCGAGCATCGGCGGTCGGCTGCTCGTGCGCTCCGCGCTGGATCGGAGCGACGTCTACGACGCCGTGGCGCGGCTCGTCGAGGAGTGA
- a CDS encoding TrkH family potassium uptake protein, with product MSTDRLSKVTDALRLDFDIYTDYKSSLGFVGLVLKYMALAPLVPAAVALYYGEDPLPFLVTIIVMGGLGVALDRLRSDAQLGHREAFLFVSLTWLVVPLVGMLPYLLAGQGTIAHPANAFFESMSGFTTTGSTVLAEISFEQHSRSILLWRQLSQWIGGMGILVLMVAILPELSVGGAQVIGEEAPGLSIEKLTPRIQDTARALWGIYVGFTALAVVVYYALHLVGMAPEMDFYGAVAHALTTLPTGGFSPQARSIEAFSPAIQWAVIVFMIVAGTNFALFWYAMRGEPGRLVRNVEFRSYLLAMGVVGGFLAVLLFAGVGLDEIPSGVATIPGDIEHSVRQALFQTAAIVTTTGYASMDFNTWDQSSQVVLLFAMFLGGSAGSAAGSIKIIRWYLVQKAMARELFTSIHPEAVRPIELPSGPTDEDTIRSVFVFVVLFIVIFAVSTVVLYIDSHLTGLELSGIEAVSAAIATLGNVGPGVGVVGPMNNFLPFSGVAKVYMALLMWIGRLEILSVLIVFTPSYWRV from the coding sequence ATGAGCACCGACCGGCTGAGTAAAGTGACGGACGCTCTCCGCCTCGATTTCGATATCTACACCGACTACAAATCGAGTCTCGGGTTCGTCGGGCTGGTGCTCAAGTACATGGCGCTCGCGCCGCTCGTGCCGGCGGCGGTCGCGCTCTACTACGGCGAGGACCCACTCCCCTTTCTCGTGACGATCATCGTGATGGGCGGGCTGGGCGTCGCCCTCGATCGACTCCGATCGGACGCCCAGCTCGGCCACCGCGAGGCGTTCCTCTTCGTGAGCCTCACGTGGTTGGTCGTGCCGTTGGTCGGCATGCTGCCGTACCTGCTCGCGGGACAGGGCACGATCGCCCACCCGGCGAACGCGTTCTTCGAGAGCATGAGCGGGTTCACCACGACGGGGTCGACCGTCCTCGCGGAGATCTCCTTCGAGCAGCACTCCCGATCGATCCTGCTGTGGCGACAGCTCTCCCAGTGGATCGGGGGGATGGGAATCCTGGTGCTCATGGTGGCCATCCTGCCAGAGCTCTCGGTCGGTGGCGCACAGGTCATCGGCGAGGAAGCGCCCGGGCTGTCGATCGAGAAGCTCACTCCGCGGATTCAGGACACCGCTCGGGCGCTCTGGGGCATCTACGTCGGGTTCACGGCGCTCGCGGTCGTGGTGTACTACGCCCTCCATCTCGTCGGCATGGCCCCCGAGATGGACTTCTACGGCGCGGTCGCGCACGCATTGACCACGCTCCCCACAGGTGGATTCTCGCCGCAAGCGCGGAGCATCGAGGCGTTCTCGCCGGCGATCCAGTGGGCGGTGATCGTCTTCATGATCGTCGCCGGCACCAACTTCGCGCTGTTTTGGTACGCCATGCGCGGCGAACCCGGACGGTTGGTACGCAACGTCGAGTTCCGGTCGTACCTCCTCGCGATGGGCGTCGTCGGGGGTTTCCTCGCCGTCCTGCTGTTCGCCGGCGTCGGCCTCGATGAGATTCCCTCCGGAGTCGCGACGATCCCCGGTGACATCGAACACTCGGTGCGTCAGGCGCTCTTCCAGACCGCCGCGATCGTGACCACGACAGGCTATGCGAGCATGGATTTCAATACCTGGGACCAGTCGAGCCAGGTCGTGCTCCTGTTCGCGATGTTTTTGGGGGGGTCGGCCGGCTCCGCGGCGGGCTCGATCAAGATCATTCGGTGGTATCTCGTGCAGAAGGCGATGGCTAGAGAACTTTTCACCTCGATCCACCCCGAAGCGGTGCGGCCGATCGAGCTCCCCTCGGGGCCGACCGACGAGGACACGATCCGGAGCGTGTTCGTGTTTGTGGTGCTCTTCATCGTGATCTTCGCGGTTTCGACGGTGGTGCTCTACATCGACAGCCACCTGACCGGCCTCGAACTCTCCGGCATCGAGGCGGTGAGCGCGGCGATCGCGACGCTCGGCAACGTCGGACCCGGGGTCGGCGTCGTGGGGCCGATGAACAACTTCCTGCCGTTCTCGGGGGTTGCGAAGGTCTACATGGCGCTGTTGATGTGGATCGGCCGCCTCGAGATCCTCTCGGTTCTCATCGTGTTCACCCCCTCGTACTGGCGGGTCTGA
- a CDS encoding TIGR00341 family protein, which translates to MRLVQVTIPAGKREAVLRTLDDEGIDYVLTEETSGREFTGVVSFPLPTTAVEPVLDELRETGIDEDAYTVVVAAETVVSRRFDQLTERYEEEDTDKRIAREELHARAEELVPTTGTYLVMTVVSAVVATAGLLLDSPAVVVGSMVIAPLIGPAMSTAVGTVVDDRGMFREGLTLQAVGLGIAIVAATVFAGLARLTNVIPPGTDVLAISQVRGRLTPDFLSLAVALGAGVAGAASLASGVSAAIVGVMIAAALVPPLGVIGIGIAWGLPGTVLGSTVLVLVNVLSINVTALAVLWYRGYRPDHWFKEDTARRATRERVGALVAAILVLSLFLGVVTYDSYRTATFEEEVRGEVEELLGQPEYGQLSLLEVRFGYDDPVPPRQPTNVTVVVGQPPDTETASLAAPLDRRIDGALGTLDLPGSIVDPGPVDVQVRYVEIEST; encoded by the coding sequence GTGCGACTGGTCCAGGTGACGATCCCGGCGGGCAAGCGCGAGGCGGTGCTGCGGACCCTCGACGACGAGGGGATCGACTACGTGCTGACCGAGGAGACGAGCGGCCGGGAGTTCACCGGGGTGGTCTCCTTCCCGTTGCCGACGACCGCGGTCGAACCCGTGCTCGACGAGCTCCGTGAGACCGGGATCGACGAGGACGCCTACACGGTCGTCGTCGCCGCCGAGACCGTGGTGTCGCGCCGGTTCGACCAGTTAACGGAGCGCTACGAGGAGGAGGACACCGACAAGCGGATCGCGCGCGAGGAGCTCCACGCCCGCGCCGAGGAGCTCGTCCCCACCACCGGAACCTACCTCGTCATGACGGTGGTGAGCGCGGTGGTCGCCACCGCCGGCCTCCTGCTCGATTCGCCGGCAGTCGTGGTGGGCTCGATGGTGATCGCCCCGCTGATCGGGCCGGCGATGTCGACCGCCGTCGGGACCGTGGTCGACGACCGCGGGATGTTCCGCGAGGGACTCACGCTCCAGGCTGTGGGGCTCGGCATCGCGATCGTCGCCGCGACCGTGTTCGCCGGCCTCGCCAGGCTGACGAACGTGATCCCGCCGGGCACCGACGTGCTCGCGATCAGCCAGGTCAGGGGCCGGCTCACGCCGGACTTCCTCTCGCTCGCGGTCGCGCTCGGGGCAGGCGTGGCGGGCGCGGCGAGCCTCGCCTCCGGCGTGTCGGCCGCGATCGTCGGCGTGATGATCGCGGCCGCGCTCGTCCCGCCGCTCGGCGTGATCGGGATCGGGATCGCGTGGGGGCTGCCCGGGACCGTGCTCGGGTCGACAGTGTTAGTGCTCGTGAACGTGCTCTCGATCAACGTGACCGCGCTCGCGGTGCTCTGGTATCGGGGCTACCGACCGGATCACTGGTTCAAGGAGGACACCGCGCGGCGCGCCACCCGCGAGCGCGTCGGTGCGCTGGTGGCCGCGATCCTCGTTCTATCGCTGTTTCTCGGCGTCGTGACTTACGACTCCTACCGCACCGCGACGTTCGAGGAGGAGGTCCGGGGCGAGGTCGAGGAACTCCTCGGGCAACCCGAATACGGCCAGCTCAGCCTGTTGGAGGTGCGATTCGGGTACGACGATCCCGTGCCGCCGCGCCAGCCGACGAACGTCACCGTCGTCGTCGGCCAACCGCCCGACACCGAAACGGCGTCCCTCGCCGCACCGCTCGACCGGCGGATCGACGGCGCGCTCGGAACCCTCGACCTCCCGGGCTCGATCGTCGATCCCGGCCCGGTCGACGTGCAGGTGCGGTACGTCGAGATCGAGTCGACGTAG
- a CDS encoding PrsW family intramembrane metalloprotease — protein sequence MVDGHDPVQARDDGTRDLYDVTAWEVRSPLDGIAVTLYRVLRVTGKWLLVLASVGILLWLASRTDLSRVTNPVVAGFTLLSILPALALVVFVWRSDVTSAEPISLLAATFALGTLFAGFAALVNSALGGVFGLVPVVGTIWFFYLVVGPVEETVKWLAVRIYAYRSSRFDAVIDGAVYGAVAGLGFATIENALYITDAVGTPVIGNVLGAGGGVTPLRAIAGPGHVIYSAFAGYYLGLAKFNRDRAGPIVIKGLLIAALIHATYNTLTFVPQVAAAVLGVPTFVALLGFVVLYDGFFGYFLYRKLARYRATYRAFYADRAEPTPTTERTEFED from the coding sequence ATGGTGGACGGACACGATCCGGTGCAGGCGCGCGACGACGGGACGCGCGACCTCTACGACGTGACGGCGTGGGAGGTGCGATCGCCGCTCGACGGCATCGCGGTCACGCTGTATCGCGTGCTGCGTGTGACCGGCAAGTGGCTGCTGGTGCTCGCGTCGGTCGGCATCCTCCTGTGGCTGGCGTCGCGGACCGACCTCAGTCGAGTGACGAACCCCGTCGTCGCTGGATTCACGCTGCTGTCGATCCTGCCGGCGCTCGCACTCGTGGTGTTCGTCTGGCGCTCGGACGTGACCTCGGCGGAGCCGATCTCGTTGCTCGCCGCGACGTTCGCACTCGGCACGCTGTTCGCGGGGTTCGCCGCGCTGGTCAACTCCGCGCTCGGCGGCGTGTTCGGCCTGGTGCCGGTGGTGGGGACGATCTGGTTTTTCTACCTCGTGGTGGGGCCGGTCGAGGAGACGGTGAAGTGGCTCGCCGTCCGGATCTACGCCTACCGGAGTTCGCGCTTCGACGCGGTGATCGACGGCGCGGTGTACGGCGCGGTCGCCGGCCTCGGCTTCGCGACCATCGAGAACGCCCTCTACATCACCGACGCGGTCGGGACGCCGGTGATCGGCAACGTGCTCGGTGCGGGCGGCGGGGTCACGCCCCTCCGGGCGATCGCCGGACCAGGTCACGTGATCTATTCGGCCTTCGCGGGCTACTACCTCGGCCTCGCGAAGTTCAACCGGGATCGCGCCGGTCCGATCGTGATCAAGGGGCTCCTGATCGCGGCGCTGATCCACGCGACCTACAACACCCTCACGTTCGTCCCGCAGGTCGCGGCCGCGGTGCTCGGCGTCCCGACCTTCGTGGCGCTGCTCGGGTTCGTGGTGCTCTACGACGGGTTCTTCGGCTACTTCCTCTACCGGAAGCTCGCGCGGTATCGGGCGACCTACCGCGCGTTCTACGCCGACCGCGCCGAACCGACCCCCACGACCGAGCGCACCGAGTTCGAGGATTGA
- the trkA gene encoding Trk system potassium transporter TrkA, producing the protein MNVVIVGAGEVGSSIAASLDEDHEVVVIDNDAERVENLTYSLDVLPVEGDGASLSTLQEADVEAADLLIASTDDDETNIVACATAKTVGDAFTIARVKRSDYRDTWQQFGGAFDVDFMVSSNLRAAETIVRVIGLPAARDVDVFAEGRVVMAEFRVPEGSPVAGQTVTETDRFPDLRVAAVIRDDDIVIPEGETTIEVGDELVVIGSPDDTRTFAGDLAPDRTMDDRDIVILGGSEIAVETARMLEERGHRPRLVERDPDRARELAETLDTATVMENDPTDREFLDRENVGDADVVIAALETDGKNLLASLLASRIGVGQTVSLVETAEDTRLFEEVGVNAAVNPRDVTAEEIIRFTQTGRPENVALVDHDRAEILEIEVDEDSVLAGRPIRESAADLPAGTTVGAITRDRTLVTPQGDTVVEVGDHVVAFAETDSVDTVANRI; encoded by the coding sequence ATGAACGTCGTGATCGTGGGGGCGGGCGAGGTGGGCTCCTCGATCGCCGCGAGCCTCGACGAGGACCACGAGGTCGTGGTGATCGACAACGACGCCGAGCGGGTCGAGAACCTCACCTACTCGCTCGACGTACTCCCCGTCGAGGGCGACGGTGCGTCGTTATCGACGCTACAGGAAGCCGACGTCGAGGCGGCGGATCTCCTGATCGCGAGCACCGACGACGACGAGACCAACATCGTGGCATGTGCCACCGCGAAGACCGTCGGCGACGCGTTCACGATCGCGCGGGTGAAGCGCTCGGACTACCGCGACACGTGGCAGCAGTTCGGCGGGGCGTTCGACGTCGATTTCATGGTGTCGAGCAACCTCCGGGCCGCCGAAACGATCGTCCGGGTCATCGGCCTGCCGGCCGCCCGGGACGTCGACGTGTTCGCCGAGGGCCGCGTGGTAATGGCGGAGTTCCGCGTTCCCGAGGGGAGTCCCGTGGCGGGGCAGACGGTGACCGAAACCGATCGGTTCCCCGACCTGCGGGTCGCCGCGGTCATTCGTGACGACGACATCGTGATTCCAGAGGGAGAAACGACGATCGAGGTCGGCGACGAGCTGGTCGTGATCGGGAGTCCCGACGACACGCGCACGTTTGCGGGCGACCTCGCGCCGGATCGCACCATGGACGATCGCGACATCGTGATCCTCGGCGGCAGCGAGATCGCGGTCGAGACCGCACGAATGCTGGAAGAGCGTGGCCACCGCCCGCGACTCGTCGAGCGCGATCCCGACCGCGCCCGCGAACTCGCGGAGACGCTCGACACGGCCACGGTGATGGAGAACGACCCTACCGACCGCGAGTTCCTCGACAGGGAGAACGTCGGCGACGCCGACGTGGTGATCGCCGCGCTCGAAACCGACGGGAAGAACCTGCTCGCCAGCCTGCTTGCCTCGCGCATCGGCGTCGGCCAGACAGTCTCACTGGTCGAGACCGCCGAGGACACGCGGCTGTTCGAGGAAGTGGGTGTCAACGCGGCGGTCAACCCGCGCGACGTGACCGCCGAGGAGATCATCCGGTTCACCCAGACCGGCCGGCCAGAGAACGTCGCCCTCGTCGACCACGACCGCGCGGAGATCCTCGAAATCGAGGTCGACGAGGACAGCGTGCTCGCCGGCCGGCCGATCCGCGAGTCCGCCGCCGACCTCCCGGCCGGGACGACCGTCGGGGCGATCACCCGTGACAGGACGCTCGTCACCCCGCAGGGCGATACGGTGGTGGAAGTCGGCGATCACGTCGTCGCGTTCGCCGAGACCGACTCCGTCGATACCGTGGCGAACCGCATCTGA
- a CDS encoding WD40/YVTN/BNR-like repeat-containing protein has protein sequence MPTIHVAMRNGLLTAERDDIAEHDGAASDGAAADDAWRTRRRLGEHDLECVAVHPDAPHRAFVGTFDAGLHRSEDGGENFERVGRDTIGEHVMSLAVHPHDPATVWAGTEPSAVYRSTDGGNSWERRDGLTDLPSSSEWSFPPRPDTHHVRWIEPDPHSPDHLYVGIEAGALVETHDAGETWEDRVESARVDNHSLATHPDVPDRAWSAAGDGYAETHDAGETWTHPQEGLDHRYCWSVAVDPADPDTVLLSSASGPRSAHNADTAESYVYRKRVDGSEGDAESWKRLDDSGLPTGEGVVRAVLARGTAAGEFYAVNNRGLFSTTDAGDSWTSLEVEWPTTFESQTPRGLAVLA, from the coding sequence ATGCCCACGATCCACGTCGCGATGCGGAACGGGTTGCTCACCGCCGAGCGCGACGATATTGCGGAGCACGACGGCGCGGCGTCCGATGGCGCAGCGGCCGACGACGCCTGGCGAACGAGACGCCGCCTCGGAGAGCACGACCTCGAATGCGTCGCGGTTCATCCCGACGCGCCCCATCGAGCTTTCGTCGGGACGTTCGATGCGGGGCTCCACCGGAGCGAGGACGGCGGCGAGAACTTCGAGCGCGTCGGGCGGGACACCATCGGCGAGCACGTGATGTCGCTCGCGGTCCATCCCCACGATCCGGCAACGGTCTGGGCCGGGACCGAGCCGAGCGCGGTCTACCGTTCGACCGACGGCGGCAACTCGTGGGAGCGCCGCGACGGGCTCACCGATCTGCCGTCCTCGTCGGAGTGGTCGTTCCCGCCTCGGCCCGACACCCACCACGTCCGGTGGATCGAACCCGATCCCCACAGCCCGGACCATCTCTACGTCGGGATCGAGGCGGGCGCGCTGGTCGAAACCCACGACGCCGGCGAGACGTGGGAGGATCGCGTCGAGAGCGCGCGCGTCGACAACCACTCCCTCGCCACGCACCCCGACGTGCCCGACCGCGCGTGGTCGGCGGCGGGCGACGGCTACGCCGAGACCCACGACGCCGGCGAGACGTGGACCCACCCTCAAGAGGGCCTCGATCACCGCTACTGCTGGAGCGTCGCGGTTGACCCTGCCGATCCCGACACCGTCCTTCTGTCGAGCGCGAGCGGCCCTCGATCGGCGCACAACGCCGACACCGCCGAGAGCTACGTCTACCGCAAGCGTGTCGACGGCTCGGAGGGGGATGCCGAATCGTGGAAGCGCCTCGACGACAGCGGCCTCCCGACTGGCGAAGGAGTCGTGCGCGCGGTGCTCGCGCGGGGCACGGCCGCTGGCGAGTTCTACGCGGTCAACAACCGTGGCCTCTTTTCGACGACCGACGCCGGCGATTCGTGGACTTCCCTTGAGGTCGAGTGGCCCACGACATTTGAATCACAGACGCCGCGCGGCCTGGCCGTACTTGCCTGA
- the engB gene encoding GTP-binding protein EngB encodes MFEGRPNRGAEIVFCGRSNVGKSTLLRELTGHDFQTGKKPGVTRSPGHYDWNPEDFVLTDLPGFGFMSGVADDRREEIKTDVVRYIETNADAILVGVLVIDGKSAVDIIDRHTERGDIPHDVELFGFLRDVGIPTVVAINKMDKVDDRDERLDAICERLGLPSPWQQWQETIAPVSAKRGSVGPLTDAIRTHLHDQQRDDLLKFF; translated from the coding sequence ATGTTCGAGGGACGCCCGAATCGCGGCGCGGAGATCGTCTTCTGTGGTCGGTCGAACGTCGGCAAGTCCACCCTGCTCCGCGAGCTCACGGGCCACGATTTCCAGACTGGAAAGAAGCCTGGCGTCACGCGCTCGCCTGGTCACTACGACTGGAATCCCGAGGACTTCGTGCTCACCGATCTCCCGGGATTCGGGTTCATGTCGGGCGTCGCCGACGACCGCAGAGAGGAAATCAAGACCGACGTCGTCCGGTACATCGAGACCAACGCCGACGCAATCCTCGTGGGGGTGCTCGTGATCGACGGCAAGAGCGCCGTCGACATCATCGATCGCCACACGGAGCGCGGCGACATCCCCCACGACGTCGAACTGTTCGGCTTCCTGCGCGACGTCGGGATCCCCACCGTGGTCGCGATCAACAAGATGGACAAGGTCGACGACCGCGACGAGCGGCTGGACGCCATCTGCGAACGGCTCGGTCTTCCCTCCCCGTGGCAGCAGTGGCAAGAGACGATCGCGCCGGTAAGCGCGAAACGCGGCTCGGTCGGGCCGCTGACCGACGCGATCCGCACGCATCTCCACGACCAGCAACGCGACGACCTCCTGAAGTTCTTCTGA
- a CDS encoding AAA family ATPase has protein sequence MDATDADVAEAGEEIDAVLDALSATVIADRELLETVLLGVLARGHVLLEDVPGTGKTLIARSVARTLGLSFSRVQFTPDLLPADVTGTHVYNEGTGEFEFSPGPVFANVVLADEINRAPPKTQAALLEAMEERQVTADGETHDLPEPFFVLATQNPVEMAGTFELPEAQVDRFLVKTAIGYPDAAGETELLRRRADRDRRSPTAEEVLSAESVRALQAVPESVRVEEDLLDYLVALSRATRDRSACDVGVSPRGTQRLFEATRVRAVLSGREYVTPEDVKRVARPVLAHRLVLTPDAAVEGVDKRSVIDDVLDAVPVPTV, from the coding sequence ATGGACGCCACGGACGCCGACGTCGCCGAGGCGGGCGAGGAGATCGACGCGGTGCTCGACGCGCTTTCGGCGACCGTCATCGCCGACCGCGAGCTCTTGGAAACCGTGCTGCTCGGCGTGCTCGCCCGCGGTCACGTCCTGCTGGAGGACGTCCCCGGCACCGGGAAGACCCTGATCGCCCGGAGCGTCGCCCGCACGCTCGGGCTCAGCTTCTCGCGCGTGCAGTTCACCCCCGATCTCCTGCCCGCCGACGTGACCGGCACCCACGTCTACAACGAGGGCACTGGGGAGTTCGAGTTCTCGCCCGGTCCCGTTTTCGCGAACGTCGTACTCGCCGACGAGATCAACCGTGCACCACCCAAAACCCAGGCCGCCCTTCTCGAAGCGATGGAGGAACGCCAGGTCACCGCCGACGGCGAGACCCACGACCTCCCCGAGCCCTTCTTCGTCTTGGCTACGCAGAACCCCGTCGAGATGGCCGGGACGTTCGAACTCCCCGAGGCCCAGGTCGACCGCTTCCTCGTCAAGACCGCCATCGGCTATCCCGACGCGGCGGGCGAGACCGAGCTCCTCCGCCGCCGGGCCGACCGGGATCGTCGGAGTCCGACCGCCGAGGAGGTGCTCTCGGCGGAGTCGGTGCGCGCACTCCAGGCCGTCCCCGAGTCGGTCCGGGTCGAGGAGGACCTCCTCGATTACCTGGTCGCGCTGTCACGGGCGACTCGCGACCGTTCGGCGTGTGACGTCGGCGTGTCGCCCCGCGGGACCCAGCGGCTGTTCGAGGCCACCCGCGTCCGGGCGGTGCTCTCTGGCCGCGAGTACGTCACCCCCGAGGACGTGAAACGGGTCGCGCGGCCGGTGCTCGCCCACCGGCTCGTACTCACGCCCGACGCCGCGGTCGAGGGCGTCGACAAGCGAAGCGTGATCGACGACGTGCTCGATGCGGTGCCGGTCCCGACGGTCTGA